Proteins from a genomic interval of Candidatus Omnitrophota bacterium:
- a CDS encoding PfkB family carbohydrate kinase — protein MSLVVLGTVALDHVKTPSGSKKDMLGGSAAHFAMSARLFTEVHLVAVVGRDFPERHLDFLRRKGIDLTSLKIGQDKTFRWRGEYKKEDLNTALTLATELGVLQNYVPEVADHQRHMPNVFLANCDPDLQMELLSHLKNPRLIGLDSMNLWITHKQRSLRRLMKMVHLFVANDGEARALTGEHNLIAAAKRLCRMGPQMIVIKKGEHGVLFYSDRFMFSFPAYPVEKVVDPTGAGDTFAGGLMGYLSKARKADERSLRKALLYATTVASFNVQGFGMAMTAPLTMREVERRAHRLVRFFSV, from the coding sequence ATGAGCTTAGTGGTCCTTGGCACCGTGGCGTTAGACCATGTTAAAACACCGTCGGGGAGCAAAAAGGACATGCTGGGCGGGTCCGCCGCCCATTTTGCCATGAGCGCGCGGCTTTTCACCGAGGTCCATCTGGTGGCGGTCGTGGGGCGGGATTTTCCAGAACGCCATCTCGATTTCCTGCGTCGCAAAGGCATTGACCTGACGTCGCTGAAGATCGGCCAGGACAAAACATTCCGCTGGAGGGGAGAATATAAAAAAGAAGACCTGAACACGGCCCTGACCCTGGCAACGGAATTGGGCGTGCTCCAAAATTACGTTCCTGAGGTGGCGGACCATCAGCGGCACATGCCCAACGTGTTTTTGGCCAATTGCGACCCGGACCTGCAGATGGAACTTTTGTCTCATTTGAAAAACCCCCGTCTGATAGGCCTGGACAGCATGAATTTGTGGATCACGCATAAACAAAGATCTTTAAGGCGGCTGATGAAAATGGTGCATTTGTTCGTTGCCAACGACGGGGAAGCCCGCGCTTTGACCGGCGAACATAACCTGATCGCGGCAGCCAAGCGTCTGTGCCGGATGGGGCCCCAAATGATCGTCATTAAAAAAGGCGAACACGGGGTTTTATTCTACAGCGACCGGTTCATGTTCTCTTTCCCCGCTTATCCGGTCGAGAAAGTGGTGGACCCGACGGGCGCGGGGGACACCTTTGCCGGCGGGCTCATGGGGTATTTGAGCAAGGCGCGCAAGGCCGATGAGAGGTCGTTGCGCAAGGCACTGCTGTACGCCACGACCGTGGCGTCGTTTAACGTGCAGGGTTTCGGGATGGCCATGACAGCGCCCCTGACCATGCGCGAGGTTGAAAGGCGCGCGCACCGTCTGGTCAGGTTTTTCAGCGTTTAA
- the era gene encoding GTPase Era, producing the protein MAKDKTIRCGMVAIVGRPNVGKSTLLNALLGEKVSIVSNVPQTTRHQIRGIYTDGRGQIVFIDTPGLHLGRDALDKHMNRVSAGSVDGVDCVIHLVDASEHVGQEERHVVSQLKDCGKPVIVGLNKVDVTKGKYVPDYIKLWEDMRGKTVTEMPDLVLFPLSALKGTNVSKLVDLVFERLPEGPMLYPEDTITDLPRRMAMADIIREKLFRVMREEVPHSIAVIIEKAQPRKGKTLHVQALILVERDSQKEIVIGKKGDVLKTAGIEARPELEELCGGKVFLEMFVKTRRRWRDDPEMLEEMGYVEQ; encoded by the coding sequence ATGGCAAAGGATAAAACGATCAGATGCGGGATGGTGGCCATCGTGGGCAGGCCCAATGTGGGCAAGTCCACACTGCTCAACGCTTTGTTGGGTGAAAAAGTGTCCATTGTTTCCAACGTGCCGCAGACGACACGCCACCAGATCCGCGGCATCTACACCGACGGGCGCGGGCAGATCGTTTTTATCGACACGCCGGGATTGCATCTGGGCCGTGATGCCCTGGACAAGCACATGAACCGCGTCTCGGCCGGCTCTGTGGACGGTGTCGATTGCGTCATCCATCTGGTGGATGCCAGCGAACATGTGGGCCAGGAAGAGCGCCATGTCGTGTCCCAGCTGAAGGACTGCGGCAAGCCCGTGATCGTCGGATTGAACAAGGTGGATGTGACCAAAGGCAAATACGTTCCCGACTACATCAAGCTATGGGAGGACATGCGTGGCAAAACAGTGACGGAAATGCCGGATTTGGTCCTGTTCCCGCTCTCCGCATTAAAAGGCACCAACGTGTCCAAACTCGTTGACCTTGTGTTCGAGCGTTTGCCCGAAGGGCCCATGTTGTATCCGGAAGATACCATCACCGACCTGCCGCGGCGCATGGCCATGGCGGACATCATCCGCGAAAAACTTTTTCGCGTCATGCGTGAGGAAGTTCCCCATTCGATCGCGGTCATCATCGAAAAGGCCCAGCCGCGCAAGGGCAAGACCCTGCACGTGCAGGCCCTGATCCTTGTTGAACGCGACAGCCAGAAGGAGATCGTCATCGGGAAAAAAGGCGATGTCCTGAAAACAGCCGGGATCGAGGCCCGCCCGGAACTGGAAGAGCTCTGCGGCGGCAAGGTATTTTTGGAAATGTTCGTCAAGACGCGAAGGCGATGGCGGGATGATCCGGAAATGCTTGAAGAGATGGGTTATGTTGAGCAATAA
- the nth gene encoding endonuclease III → MLSNKQIAVVIRRLKVAMRDWPDPSVTLVGKKWKDPFLVLISCLLSLRTKDETTLPACERLFARARDIRGLLNIPVKEMEKLIYPVGFYRTKARTIHGVCRDLRTRFNGKVPEDLEQLLTLKGVGRKTANLVVTEGFGKPGICVDTHVHRISNRLGYVQTRTPEETEFALRAKLPAQYWIAYNAMLVTWGQNVCKPVSPLCSRCPVSKICRRVNVGIHR, encoded by the coding sequence ATGTTGAGCAATAAACAGATCGCCGTTGTCATCAGGCGTTTGAAGGTGGCCATGCGCGATTGGCCGGACCCGTCGGTGACCTTGGTCGGGAAAAAATGGAAAGACCCGTTTTTGGTGCTCATCTCCTGCTTATTGAGCTTGCGGACCAAGGACGAAACCACCCTGCCGGCCTGCGAGCGTCTGTTCGCGCGCGCCAGGGATATCCGCGGCCTCTTGAACATACCGGTCAAGGAAATGGAAAAATTGATATACCCCGTCGGGTTTTACAGGACCAAGGCCCGCACCATCCACGGTGTTTGCCGGGACCTGCGCACACGTTTCAACGGCAAGGTCCCGGAGGACCTGGAGCAATTGCTGACCCTTAAGGGTGTCGGCCGCAAGACGGCAAACCTCGTTGTGACCGAGGGCTTTGGCAAACCCGGCATTTGCGTGGACACGCACGTGCACCGGATCTCCAATCGCCTGGGGTATGTTCAAACCAGGACCCCCGAGGAAACGGAATTTGCTTTAAGGGCAAAATTGCCGGCGCAATACTGGATCGCATATAACGCGATGCTGGTCACGTGGGGCCAGAACGTGTGCAAACCCGTTTCACCGCTGTGTTCGCGATGCCCCGTCAGCAAAATATGCAGGCGGGTCAATGTGGGGATCCACCGATGA
- a CDS encoding CBS domain-containing protein — protein sequence MKLFLYFSEMIGMDVLDSQGQWVAGVHDIAMNPQGDIYPKATELIVRRGFLDKEYARVAWDDLIYIEEEVRLKTSAAQMVFTKDHPRCDFTLRRDILDQQVVDTDDQRVVRVNDIHLLRVENLIYAAHVDVSLRGLVRRLGWTGPVDLLVWFFRRQSPYLTLEELIPWKNTQVLPKLGRMKSVLKLDVTKNKLSGIPPAALADIMQDLDIFARVSLFKSFDAALQNRVFTDMPLARKEELIDQLEEPEVAALIQNIPADEATDLLMKLPRAKTHQLLRLFGLEASKKLRKLLSFAKDSAGGLMTTEYLSLKPDATVADAIAKIKDNTDFPGSIFFLYIIDDNHKYLGTTSLRRFINAQPATPLLRTCYPEDVHVYTEDDIEQVALLLERYKFSSIPVLNHEGILQGVITIDDVMEELIALVWSKYKEKL from the coding sequence ATGAAATTATTTTTATATTTCTCCGAAATGATCGGCATGGATGTCCTGGACTCCCAGGGGCAGTGGGTGGCTGGAGTGCATGACATTGCCATGAACCCCCAGGGGGACATTTATCCCAAGGCCACGGAACTCATTGTCCGGCGGGGGTTCTTGGACAAGGAGTATGCCCGCGTCGCGTGGGACGATCTCATCTATATCGAGGAAGAAGTGCGGCTGAAGACGAGCGCCGCCCAAATGGTTTTTACCAAAGACCATCCCCGCTGCGATTTCACCCTGCGCCGCGACATCCTCGACCAGCAGGTCGTGGATACCGACGACCAGCGGGTGGTGCGCGTCAACGACATCCACCTGCTGCGCGTTGAGAACCTTATTTATGCCGCCCACGTGGACGTCAGTTTGCGCGGTCTGGTGCGCCGTTTGGGATGGACCGGGCCCGTTGACCTTCTGGTATGGTTTTTTCGCCGCCAATCCCCGTATTTGACGCTGGAAGAGCTTATTCCCTGGAAAAATACGCAGGTCCTGCCGAAACTGGGGCGCATGAAAAGCGTGCTGAAGCTAGACGTCACCAAAAATAAATTGTCCGGCATTCCGCCGGCGGCGCTGGCAGATATCATGCAGGACCTGGACATTTTTGCCCGTGTATCGCTTTTTAAGTCCTTTGACGCGGCTTTGCAGAACAGGGTTTTCACCGACATGCCGCTGGCGCGCAAGGAAGAATTGATCGACCAGCTCGAAGAGCCTGAGGTGGCGGCCCTCATTCAAAACATCCCGGCGGACGAAGCCACGGACCTTTTGATGAAACTGCCGCGCGCCAAGACCCATCAGCTTCTGCGTTTGTTCGGCTTGGAAGCCAGCAAAAAACTGCGCAAACTGCTGAGTTTTGCCAAGGATTCTGCCGGCGGGCTCATGACCACCGAATACCTGTCCCTCAAGCCGGATGCCACGGTGGCGGATGCCATTGCGAAGATCAAGGACAACACCGATTTTCCCGGGAGCATTTTTTTTCTTTACATCATCGACGACAACCATAAATACCTGGGAACGACGTCCTTGCGGCGCTTCATCAACGCGCAACCGGCCACTCCTTTATTGCGGACATGTTATCCCGAGGACGTGCATGTTTACACGGAAGATGATATCGAGCAGGTGGCGCTGCTGCTGGAGCGTTACAAATTTTCTTCCATTCCCGTCCTTAACCACGAGGGCATTTTGCAGGGGGTCATCACCATCGATGACGTCATGGAAGAATTGATCGCGCTGGTGTGGAGCAAATACAAGGAAAAACTTTAA
- a CDS encoding Nramp family divalent metal transporter, with protein MKNILDAVRKHPTVARIILFFSIMGPGIITANVDNDAGGIATYSLAGAHYGYTLLWSMLPITAALIVVQEMCARMAVATGKGLADLIRENFGVKVTFYLMLVLLAVNMGNVMAEFAGVAASMEIFGVSKYVSVPLAAFFVWMLVVKGNYKSVEKVFLLACFFYVAYIISGFMAKPDWGQVMRQTVAPQITFDLGYFVMLVGLVGTTIAPWMQFYQQSSTVEKGVPPEEYKLVRLDVIVGCVTAPVVAAFIVIACAATLYQAGVGIQDAKDAAVALQPFAGIHATWLFAFGLLIASLFAASILPLSTAYSICGGMGWNEGVSKRFDEAPQFFGLYTAMIVVGAGMVLIPDFPLLKVMYLSQVGNGVLLPFILIFMLKLVNDPQIMGEFVNKRAMNIVAWFTVAVVITLTLIMAGFSFARMV; from the coding sequence ATGAAGAATATTCTGGACGCTGTGCGCAAGCATCCGACCGTTGCCAGGATCATCCTGTTTTTTTCCATCATGGGTCCGGGCATCATTACGGCCAACGTGGACAACGACGCGGGCGGCATCGCCACATATTCTCTGGCCGGCGCGCATTACGGCTACACGCTGTTGTGGTCCATGCTGCCCATCACGGCGGCCCTGATCGTCGTGCAGGAGATGTGCGCGCGCATGGCGGTCGCCACCGGCAAAGGACTGGCGGACCTGATCCGCGAGAATTTCGGGGTCAAGGTCACGTTCTATCTGATGCTGGTCCTTCTGGCCGTCAATATGGGCAACGTGATGGCGGAATTCGCCGGGGTCGCGGCCAGTATGGAAATTTTCGGGGTCAGCAAATATGTTTCGGTGCCTTTGGCCGCGTTCTTTGTCTGGATGCTCGTGGTCAAGGGAAACTATAAATCCGTCGAGAAGGTCTTTCTGCTGGCCTGTTTTTTTTACGTGGCGTACATCATTTCCGGCTTCATGGCCAAACCGGATTGGGGCCAGGTGATGCGCCAGACCGTGGCCCCGCAGATCACGTTCGATCTCGGTTATTTTGTGATGCTCGTCGGTCTCGTGGGGACCACCATCGCGCCCTGGATGCAATTTTACCAGCAATCCTCAACGGTGGAAAAAGGGGTGCCGCCGGAGGAGTATAAACTCGTGCGGCTGGACGTCATCGTCGGTTGCGTCACCGCGCCCGTTGTGGCGGCTTTCATCGTCATTGCCTGCGCCGCGACGCTGTATCAGGCCGGGGTCGGGATCCAGGACGCCAAGGACGCGGCCGTGGCCCTGCAGCCCTTTGCCGGCATCCACGCGACATGGCTCTTTGCGTTCGGTCTTTTGATCGCGTCGCTCTTTGCCGCGTCCATCCTGCCTTTGTCCACCGCGTATTCGATCTGCGGAGGCATGGGCTGGAACGAGGGGGTGAGCAAACGCTTTGACGAGGCGCCGCAATTCTTCGGCCTGTATACGGCCATGATCGTCGTCGGGGCAGGCATGGTCCTCATCCCGGATTTCCCTTTATTGAAAGTCATGTACCTTTCGCAGGTCGGCAACGGAGTGCTGCTGCCGTTCATTCTCATTTTTATGCTCAAACTGGTCAATGACCCACAGATCATGGGGGAGTTCGTCAACAAGCGCGCCATGAACATCGTGGCCTGGTTCACGGTGGCCGTTGTCATCACCCTCACCCTGATCATGGCTGGTTTCAGTTTTGCCCGGATGGTTTAG
- a CDS encoding ATP-grasp domain-containing protein yields the protein MAQLFHMGKKIGLTYDLKSDWQASSDDPVDAAAELDSSRTVECLKKAFESAGHTVKLIGGVKHLLKMLPDPGVDIVFNIAEGHRGRNREAQVPLILELFNIPFAGADALTLGITLDKVAAKKCFIADGIPTARYFKATAEDDLGELNTIGFPLFVKTLHEGTSKGITPGSRVENFKRLKKQVDFINMNYKQPALVEEFIKGTEFTVGIIGNDPPQAMPVVQYAIDGKTELGNAFYTYAHVVDKSVEYICPAPIDEDLARKLQDIAIRAYKSVDCRDFGRVDFRMDKEGKPYVLEINPLPNLSPDDVFVLFGNALKLTYNQIINKILDEALVRTGLLQREEAYKK from the coding sequence ATGGCACAATTATTTCATATGGGAAAAAAAATAGGGCTCACCTACGATCTTAAAAGCGATTGGCAGGCGTCTTCCGACGACCCTGTTGACGCGGCTGCCGAACTGGACAGCTCGCGCACGGTCGAATGCCTGAAAAAGGCGTTCGAGTCGGCGGGACACACGGTCAAACTCATCGGCGGCGTGAAACACCTGCTCAAGATGCTGCCCGATCCCGGCGTGGACATTGTTTTCAACATCGCCGAGGGCCATCGCGGCCGCAACCGCGAAGCCCAAGTGCCGCTCATCCTGGAATTGTTCAACATCCCTTTTGCCGGAGCGGACGCGCTGACGCTGGGCATCACCCTTGACAAGGTGGCGGCCAAGAAATGTTTTATCGCCGACGGCATCCCGACGGCGCGCTACTTCAAGGCGACCGCGGAGGATGACTTAGGCGAGCTCAATACCATCGGTTTCCCTTTGTTCGTCAAGACCCTGCACGAAGGGACCTCCAAAGGGATCACGCCGGGCTCGCGCGTGGAGAACTTCAAGCGCCTGAAGAAACAGGTCGATTTCATCAACATGAATTACAAACAGCCGGCGCTGGTGGAGGAATTCATCAAGGGCACCGAATTCACCGTCGGGATCATCGGCAATGACCCGCCGCAGGCCATGCCGGTGGTGCAATACGCCATCGACGGCAAGACCGAACTGGGCAACGCGTTTTACACCTATGCCCACGTGGTGGACAAAAGCGTTGAGTACATCTGTCCGGCGCCTATCGACGAGGATCTCGCCAGGAAACTGCAGGACATCGCGATCCGTGCTTACAAGAGCGTCGACTGCCGTGATTTCGGGCGCGTGGACTTTCGCATGGACAAGGAAGGTAAGCCGTATGTCCTGGAAATAAACCCTTTGCCCAATTTGAGCCCCGATGACGTTTTTGTGCTCTTCGGCAATGCGCTCAAGCTGACGTACAACCAGATCATTAACAAGATCCTGGACGAGGCCCTGGTGCGTACGGGCCTGCTCCAGAGGGAGGAAGCGTACAAAAAATGA
- a CDS encoding KamA family radical SAM protein has translation MNPVAAPAQEEIVSLDLPNIPLSAGEKRIIKFFPGATLADWEDWRWQIRNRIRTFEQISKFMTLTPNEEKGVKGAGDKLTMSIPPYFAALIDPKDTGCPIRLQSVPQAFEFETAPEEMRDPCGEDKDSAVHGLVHRYPDRVLFLVNEMCAMYCRYCTRSRMVGDGNHTLNIATYDAALNYIRGHKEIRDVLISGGDPLTLGDRMLEYIISSVKAIPHVEFVRIGTRIPVTLPQRVTPELLAMFKKYSPIWMSIHFNHAREITPRVKHACNMIADAGIPMGSQTVLLKGVNDDPVVMKKLMHELLKIRVRPYYIYQCDPIIGSRHFRTSVATGINIMQNLRGHTTGYAVPTYVIDGPGGGGKIPISPEYIVSKDNGRYVLKNFAGKIYTYVDPTY, from the coding sequence ATGAACCCTGTTGCCGCGCCCGCTCAAGAAGAAATAGTCTCTTTGGACCTTCCCAACATCCCTTTGTCCGCCGGTGAAAAACGCATCATCAAGTTTTTTCCGGGAGCGACCCTGGCGGATTGGGAGGATTGGCGCTGGCAGATCCGCAACCGTATCCGCACCTTTGAGCAGATCTCCAAATTCATGACCCTGACCCCCAACGAAGAAAAAGGGGTGAAGGGGGCGGGGGACAAATTGACCATGTCCATCCCGCCGTATTTCGCGGCCTTGATCGACCCCAAGGATACCGGCTGTCCCATCCGCCTGCAGTCCGTGCCCCAGGCCTTTGAATTCGAGACCGCGCCCGAAGAAATGCGCGACCCCTGCGGCGAGGACAAGGATTCCGCCGTGCACGGGCTGGTGCACCGTTATCCGGACCGCGTCTTGTTCCTGGTCAATGAAATGTGCGCCATGTATTGCCGCTACTGCACGCGTTCGCGCATGGTCGGCGACGGCAACCATACGCTCAACATTGCCACGTACGACGCAGCGCTCAACTACATCCGCGGGCACAAGGAGATCCGCGATGTGCTGATCTCCGGCGGCGACCCCTTGACCCTGGGCGACCGCATGCTCGAGTACATCATTTCCAGCGTCAAGGCGATCCCCCATGTTGAATTCGTGCGGATCGGCACCCGCATCCCGGTGACACTGCCCCAAAGGGTGACGCCGGAACTCCTGGCCATGTTCAAGAAGTATTCGCCGATCTGGATGAGCATCCATTTTAACCATGCCCGGGAGATCACACCACGCGTCAAGCATGCCTGCAACATGATCGCCGACGCCGGCATTCCCATGGGCAGTCAGACCGTTTTGCTCAAAGGGGTCAATGACGATCCGGTCGTGATGAAAAAACTCATGCACGAACTTTTGAAGATCCGCGTGCGGCCGTATTACATTTACCAGTGCGACCCCATCATCGGCTCCAGGCATTTCCGCACCAGTGTCGCAACGGGCATCAACATCATGCAGAACCTGCGCGGGCACACCACCGGTTACGCGGTGCCCACCTACGTCATTGACGGTCCGGGCGGGGGAGGCAAGATCCCCATCTCGCCCGAGTACATTGTTTCCAAAGACAACGGCCGTTACGTCCTCAAGAACTTCGCGGGCAAAATATACACCTACGTGGACCCCACCTACTAA
- the rpsU gene encoding 30S ribosomal protein S21, whose amino-acid sequence MLEVRISDKNSFEKAMRQFKKQCQKDGFLVELKERRFYCKPSERKRKKGKR is encoded by the coding sequence ATGCTGGAAGTCAGGATCTCAGACAAGAACAGTTTCGAGAAGGCCATGCGGCAGTTCAAGAAGCAATGCCAGAAGGATGGTTTTCTCGTTGAATTGAAAGAACGCCGTTTCTATTGCAAGCCCTCCGAGCGTAAGCGCAAAAAAGGCAAACGATAA
- the purH gene encoding bifunctional phosphoribosylaminoimidazolecarboxamide formyltransferase/IMP cyclohydrolase — translation MKVKRALISVSDKAGLAPFAQGLDRLGVEIISTGGTAKFLRALKIPVIEVSDYTGFPEMLDGRVKTLHPKIHGGLLAVRDNPEHLKQLKEQSIGLIDMVVVNLYPFENVVQKKNVSLDDAVKNIDVGGPAMLRSAAKNYKSVAVICNPARYSEVLQELKNNSGILSGKVLVNLALEVFERTGTYDAAIHAFLHSRFKGDNAFSEFPKDILLRFSKMQDLRYGENPHQAAAFYTDPAVGGAGGARPGLAGMKQLHGKELSFNNILDIQAAAAIVRDCDGPAAVIIKHSSPCGAAQAVSLDKAYRKAFACDPLSAFGGIIGLNRSVDVKTARAIVQSGFMECIVAPQFEKAAFALLSQKKNVRLLELDISSLPEEKYDFKKVMGGLLLQDKDNRILKAEELKVVTKVKPDKALLEAMLFGWKLIKHVRSNAIAVIKGTQAVGIGAGQTSRVDSAIHALRKAGKAAKGAVLVSDAFLPKPDTVTIAAKAGIKVIVQTGGSIMDLDVIKEADKRKVAMVFTGVRHFKH, via the coding sequence ATCAAAGTCAAGCGCGCCCTCATTTCCGTTTCTGACAAGGCCGGGTTGGCGCCATTCGCCCAGGGCCTTGACCGTTTGGGCGTTGAGATCATCTCCACCGGCGGCACCGCCAAATTCCTGCGCGCCTTGAAAATCCCCGTCATTGAAGTTTCCGATTATACCGGATTTCCTGAAATGCTCGACGGCCGGGTCAAGACCCTGCATCCGAAGATCCACGGCGGGCTTTTGGCCGTGCGCGACAATCCCGAACACCTCAAACAACTCAAAGAACAAAGCATCGGCCTCATTGACATGGTCGTTGTGAACCTGTACCCGTTCGAGAACGTCGTACAGAAAAAGAACGTCTCGCTGGACGATGCCGTGAAAAACATCGACGTGGGCGGACCGGCCATGCTGCGCTCGGCGGCGAAGAACTATAAAAGTGTTGCCGTCATCTGTAATCCCGCGCGCTATTCGGAAGTCCTGCAGGAATTGAAAAACAACAGCGGCATCCTGTCCGGCAAGGTCCTGGTCAATCTGGCCCTCGAAGTTTTTGAGCGCACCGGCACGTATGACGCCGCCATCCACGCGTTCTTGCACAGCCGTTTCAAAGGCGACAATGCTTTTTCCGAGTTCCCCAAAGACATCCTTTTGCGTTTTTCCAAAATGCAGGACCTGCGTTACGGCGAGAACCCCCATCAGGCCGCGGCGTTTTATACCGACCCCGCCGTCGGCGGGGCAGGCGGGGCCAGGCCGGGCCTGGCCGGCATGAAGCAATTGCACGGCAAAGAACTTTCCTTTAATAATATCCTCGACATTCAGGCCGCCGCGGCGATCGTGCGCGATTGCGACGGGCCCGCGGCCGTCATCATCAAACACAGCAGTCCCTGCGGCGCGGCCCAGGCCGTGTCTTTGGACAAAGCGTACCGCAAGGCCTTTGCCTGCGACCCTTTGTCCGCCTTCGGGGGTATCATCGGCCTCAATCGTTCCGTCGACGTCAAGACGGCCCGGGCCATCGTTCAAAGCGGGTTCATGGAATGCATCGTGGCCCCGCAATTTGAAAAAGCAGCGTTCGCGCTGTTGTCGCAAAAAAAGAATGTACGGCTTTTGGAACTGGACATCTCCAGCCTGCCCGAGGAAAAATACGATTTCAAGAAGGTCATGGGAGGGCTGTTGCTTCAGGACAAAGACAATCGTATTTTGAAGGCCGAAGAATTGAAGGTTGTCACCAAAGTAAAACCCGACAAGGCCCTTCTTGAAGCCATGCTGTTCGGCTGGAAACTCATCAAACACGTCAGGTCCAATGCCATTGCCGTCATCAAGGGCACGCAAGCCGTCGGCATCGGCGCGGGCCAGACCAGCCGTGTTGACAGCGCCATCCATGCCCTGCGCAAAGCAGGCAAAGCGGCCAAAGGCGCTGTTCTGGTTTCCGACGCTTTTCTGCCCAAGCCCGATACCGTCACCATCGCGGCCAAAGCCGGGATCAAGGTCATCGTCCAGACCGGCGGGTCCATCATGGACCTGGATGTCATCAAAGAAGCGGACAAACGCAAAGTCGCCATGGTGTTCACCGGCGTGCGCCACTTCAAACACTGA
- a CDS encoding folylpolyglutamate synthase/dihydrofolate synthase family protein, translated as MVAFDPHQYLNSFTNFENTLHQLKDKDFNLARVVELLDLLGRPDKDLKIIHVAGTKGKGSTCVFLSYILAAAGFRVGLYTSPHLHRINERIRVLDKDSVERREDFAGMITEEQLAQTVSVLRGHIAAMMNRGSFLTYFEVLTAAALYFFSQQRLDWVILETGLGGRLDATNAVDALVAVLTPVSLDHTHILGKTLELITVEKSGIIKSSRQRAVIAPQDEKVMALILNRCREFGIPPIVVDTARYQDLKVSLKGEHQKVNASTAVHVIELLRHWGYKVPDEAIAKGLKRARWPGRFEVLQKKPVVIVDSAHNAASARVLAKTVADGYSGRAVILVLGVSLDKDIQGMARELKAMAARVILTRADHPRAYTFGRDEAGTLFQDKEWSVTQTVNEALDLALSEAKDNDVIVVAGSVFVIAETRSIMGTSTVT; from the coding sequence ATGGTTGCTTTTGATCCCCACCAATACCTGAATTCCTTTACGAATTTTGAGAACACCCTGCATCAGCTTAAGGACAAGGATTTTAATCTGGCCCGTGTCGTCGAGTTATTGGATCTTCTGGGCCGGCCGGACAAAGATCTCAAGATCATCCACGTTGCCGGCACCAAGGGCAAGGGCTCAACGTGCGTATTTTTAAGTTATATTTTGGCGGCAGCGGGTTTTCGCGTCGGCCTTTACACTTCCCCGCATTTGCACCGGATCAATGAACGCATCCGCGTTCTGGACAAGGACAGCGTTGAGCGCCGCGAAGATTTTGCCGGGATGATCACCGAGGAACAGCTGGCCCAGACCGTCAGCGTCCTGCGCGGGCACATCGCGGCCATGATGAACCGGGGTTCATTCCTGACTTATTTTGAGGTATTGACCGCGGCGGCGCTATATTTTTTCAGTCAGCAGCGCCTGGATTGGGTCATTTTGGAGACCGGTTTGGGCGGGCGCCTGGACGCGACCAACGCGGTGGACGCGCTGGTGGCGGTCTTGACGCCGGTCAGTCTGGACCACACGCATATTTTAGGCAAGACGCTGGAGCTGATCACCGTCGAGAAATCAGGGATCATCAAAAGTTCCCGCCAAAGGGCCGTGATCGCGCCCCAGGACGAAAAAGTCATGGCCCTGATCTTGAACCGCTGCCGCGAATTCGGTATCCCGCCGATCGTGGTGGACACGGCCAGATATCAGGACCTGAAGGTTTCTTTAAAAGGAGAACATCAGAAGGTCAACGCGTCCACGGCCGTGCATGTGATCGAGTTATTGCGCCATTGGGGGTATAAGGTCCCCGATGAGGCGATCGCCAAGGGGTTAAAACGGGCCCGGTGGCCGGGGCGATTTGAGGTCTTGCAGAAAAAACCCGTGGTCATTGTTGATAGCGCGCATAACGCGGCCTCGGCCAGGGTTTTGGCCAAAACAGTAGCGGATGGATATTCCGGACGGGCGGTGATCCTGGTCCTGGGCGTATCTTTGGACAAAGATATTCAGGGGATGGCGAGGGAATTAAAGGCAATGGCCGCGCGCGTTATTCTGACCCGGGCCGACCACCCGCGCGCGTATACGTTTGGCCGCGACGAGGCCGGAACATTGTTTCAGGATAAAGAATGGTCCGTGACCCAAACAGTCAACGAAGCTCTGGACCTGGCATTGTCCGAAGCCAAGGACAATGATGTGATCGTGGTGGCCGGTTCAGTATTCGTCATCGCTGAAACCAGGAGTATAATGGGGACATCCACCGTAACCTGA